Proteins found in one Crassostrea angulata isolate pt1a10 chromosome 3, ASM2561291v2, whole genome shotgun sequence genomic segment:
- the LOC128177756 gene encoding uncharacterized protein LOC128177756, with the protein MSRSPQLKVSISEKSHCQARMKLSMVQTMTALSLVLLLVSTTWAYPSQILGNRLKRSSFSLDAFQITKCSMSEAVNTICYVCGRTYDSMEIYSQCCAANDANLVAFCEGVFNTR; encoded by the exons ATGTCTCGGAGTCCCCAACTCAAAGTCAGCATTTCGGAAAAATCTCACTGCCAGGCAAGG ATGAAGTTATCAATGGTCCAGACGATGACAGCCCTGTCTCTTGTTCTGCTTCTGGTGTCAACCACGTGGGCCTACCCTTCACAGATCCTAGGAAACAGACTCAAACGTTCAAGTTTCTCACTGGACGCCTTCCAAATCACAAAGTGTTCCATGAGCGAAGCGGTGAACACGATTTGCTACGTCTGCGGAAGGACTTACGACAGTATGGAAATTTACAGTCAGTGTTGTGCCGCAAATGACGCAAACTTAGTAGCTTTCTGCGAAGGAGTGTTCAACACAAGATAG
- the LOC128178762 gene encoding uncharacterized protein LOC128178762 isoform X2: MANRGSFKNNVTTYDFEFDEGLESKVRAKLVVEIIKYLLYQRQQLPMVLDQLKRHISVTTDTETQQNGVTARPDKRTSRRELKYAIKAVGNLDQIFDMISQAFDICPEIRSILILFGTTPISPKESYLLTMPALHPEFDSLSVKNSVKTLFRQIITQDVLGGAKSMSPTNMIVMVNAPKNSGIAWFLPKPIFKLPVRGRRHVFNLSCKQPQPADHSIVCSDGRAEISGIEPLESSAIDEFSTRLSLSGDEESEQNSTRSLLESFEISHSASAISTLSSSSRLSSSDVTVVDEKSKPNSPSSDVGNQSGARGDEDITVDSTRPSMCTHVNEHVIEDILSSYVWFQAPVFVKGYKDKSSKTSIFM, translated from the exons ATGGCAAACAGAgggagttttaaaaataatgtgaCAACTTATGATTTTGAGTTTGATGAGGGTCTAGAATCAAAAGTACGAGCAAAATTGGTCGTTGAAATCATAAAGTATTTACTGTATCAGCGACAACAACTTCCTATGGTCTTAGATCAGCTTAAGAGACACATCTCCGTAACCACAGATACAGAAACG CAACAGAATGGTGTTACGGCACGACCAGACAAACGGACCAGCAGAAGGGAACTTAAGTACGCCATTAAAGCTGTTGGCAATCTCGACCAAATATTTGACATGATCTCACAAGCGTTTGATATCTGCCCCGAGATCCGCAGTATTTTGATACTGTTCGGAACTACTCCGATTAGTCCCAAGGAATCGTATTTGCTCACTATGCCAGCTCTTCATCCTGAATTTGATAGTCTCAGTGTCAAAAACTCTGTGAAAACTCTCTTTCGACAAATCATAACCCAGGATGTATTGGGCGGCGCTAAGTCGATGTCGCCTACAAACATGATTGTGATGGTGAATGCGCCTAAAAACAGCGGCATCGCCTGGTTCCTCCCTAAACCCATCTTTAAGCTCCCGGTACGCGGTCGGCGTCACGTGTTCAATCTGAGCTGCAAGCAGCCACAACCCGCTGACCACAGCATTGTTTGTTCTGATGGAAGAGCGGAGATATCGGGAATCGAACCGCTTGAATCGTCGGCTATTGACGAATTTTCTACACGTCTCTCGTTGTCCGGGGACGAAGAATCAGAGCAGAATTCAACGAGAAGCTTATTAGAATCGTTTGAGATATCCCATTCAGCGAGTGCAATCTCCACCCTGTCCAGTTCTTCTAGACTATCCTCCAGTGACGTGACAGTGGTTGACGAGAAAAGCAAACCGAACTCTCCTTCCAGTGACGTCGGCAATCAAAGTGGCGCGAGAGGCGACGAGGACATTACCGTCGACTCCACGAGACCGTCAATGTGTACACACGTGAATGAACACGTGATAGAGGACATTCTGTCCTCGTATGTTTGGTTTCAAGCCCCGGTTTTTGTAAAAGGTTACAAAGACAAAAGTTCAAAGACCTCTATATTTATGTAG
- the LOC128178762 gene encoding uncharacterized protein LOC128178762 isoform X1 — protein MANRGSFKNNVTTYDFEFDEGLESKVRAKLVVEIIKYLLYQRQQLPMVLDQLKRHISVTTDTETVRAWVSFFNTCMLKYIFRSYVVTAKLDHRIGRLLPIQDTSPRRLQQNGVTARPDKRTSRRELKYAIKAVGNLDQIFDMISQAFDICPEIRSILILFGTTPISPKESYLLTMPALHPEFDSLSVKNSVKTLFRQIITQDVLGGAKSMSPTNMIVMVNAPKNSGIAWFLPKPIFKLPVRGRRHVFNLSCKQPQPADHSIVCSDGRAEISGIEPLESSAIDEFSTRLSLSGDEESEQNSTRSLLESFEISHSASAISTLSSSSRLSSSDVTVVDEKSKPNSPSSDVGNQSGARGDEDITVDSTRPSMCTHVNEHVIEDILSSYVWFQAPVFVKGYKDKSSKTSIFM, from the exons ATGGCAAACAGAgggagttttaaaaataatgtgaCAACTTATGATTTTGAGTTTGATGAGGGTCTAGAATCAAAAGTACGAGCAAAATTGGTCGTTGAAATCATAAAGTATTTACTGTATCAGCGACAACAACTTCCTATGGTCTTAGATCAGCTTAAGAGACACATCTCCGTAACCACAGATACAGAAACG GTCCGAGCGTGGGTATCTTTTTTCAACACGTGTATGTTGAAATACATATTTCGGAGTTACGTAGTAACGGCAAAGCTGGACCATAGGATTGGAAGACTTCTTCCGATACAGGACACGTCACCCCGAAGGCTG CAACAGAATGGTGTTACGGCACGACCAGACAAACGGACCAGCAGAAGGGAACTTAAGTACGCCATTAAAGCTGTTGGCAATCTCGACCAAATATTTGACATGATCTCACAAGCGTTTGATATCTGCCCCGAGATCCGCAGTATTTTGATACTGTTCGGAACTACTCCGATTAGTCCCAAGGAATCGTATTTGCTCACTATGCCAGCTCTTCATCCTGAATTTGATAGTCTCAGTGTCAAAAACTCTGTGAAAACTCTCTTTCGACAAATCATAACCCAGGATGTATTGGGCGGCGCTAAGTCGATGTCGCCTACAAACATGATTGTGATGGTGAATGCGCCTAAAAACAGCGGCATCGCCTGGTTCCTCCCTAAACCCATCTTTAAGCTCCCGGTACGCGGTCGGCGTCACGTGTTCAATCTGAGCTGCAAGCAGCCACAACCCGCTGACCACAGCATTGTTTGTTCTGATGGAAGAGCGGAGATATCGGGAATCGAACCGCTTGAATCGTCGGCTATTGACGAATTTTCTACACGTCTCTCGTTGTCCGGGGACGAAGAATCAGAGCAGAATTCAACGAGAAGCTTATTAGAATCGTTTGAGATATCCCATTCAGCGAGTGCAATCTCCACCCTGTCCAGTTCTTCTAGACTATCCTCCAGTGACGTGACAGTGGTTGACGAGAAAAGCAAACCGAACTCTCCTTCCAGTGACGTCGGCAATCAAAGTGGCGCGAGAGGCGACGAGGACATTACCGTCGACTCCACGAGACCGTCAATGTGTACACACGTGAATGAACACGTGATAGAGGACATTCTGTCCTCGTATGTTTGGTTTCAAGCCCCGGTTTTTGTAAAAGGTTACAAAGACAAAAGTTCAAAGACCTCTATATTTATGTAG
- the LOC128179096 gene encoding nuclear speckle splicing regulatory protein 1-like, with translation MPFRKQLKSSQPQAFGKNALLQKQYERLYNRLERERKSTQRRIQATEEKCVHSIYSLLQEAETYEQDKRREQEEEEEKRIKKEGKTPVFFYEIENEYEPKQPETKTVRGRPMTASVSTRIKSADRRDLSTRPSSAGPALSVDRRGSVSTASVVIRGSSADRSNRRSSNASSCDSIKKDSSLNSRPCSAKTDVNQGKNFKLWQLSPQRDNEKKLSIKNRESSAKSVEENQDPVVLNSFARPKTADRFRRRTPDDELSEYWNRRVARIIRKWDLKDNEQYTKDIRVIRDIGPPPYKRLDSKTGEAELKTKSFIQKYSGQYRSLLRPETAPILETRAKRNEKISRQEMASINADTAKYKKNTRMLLLKSREIKLYVENLPGVDKTQIILDT, from the coding sequence ATGCCTTTCCGGAAGCAGCTAAAGTCCAGTCAACCTCAAGCGTTTGGGAAAAACGCGCTACTACAGAAGCAGTATGAGCGACTGTACAACAGGTTAGAGAGGGAACGGAAGTCAACACAGAGAAGAATACAAGCGACAGAGGAGAAGTGTGTTCATTCTATTTACAGTTTACTTCAAGAGGCAGAGACATATGAGCAGGATAAAAGGCGTGAACAGGAAGAGGAGGAAGAAAAACGGATCAAGAAAGAAGGAAAGACTCCTGTCTTCTTTTACGAAATTGAGAATGAATATGAACCGAAACAACCGGAAACCAAAACAGTCCGtggtcgaccaatgacggcctcCGTAAGTACCCGGATAAAAAGTGCAGATCGCAGAGATTTGTCCACGCGCCCCTCCTCGGCGGGACCGGCGCTATCCGTTGACCGAAGGGGATCGGTGTCCACAGCGAGTGTCGTTATAAGGGGGTCAAGTGCTGATAGATCTAACAGAAGGTCATCAAATGCAAGCTCGTGTGATTCTATTAAAAAGGACAGCAGTTTAAATTCAAGACCGTGTTCTGCTAAAACAGACGTAAATCAAGGAAAAAACTTTAAGCTTTGGCAACTCAGTCCTCAGAGGGACAATGAAAAGAAACTATCAATCAAGAACAGAGAAAGTTCTGCGAAGTCTGTGGAAGAAAATCAAGATCCAGTTGTATTGAATTCTTTTGCACGACCGAAAACAGCCGATAGGTTCCGACGTCGGACACCTGACGACGAGCTCTCGGAGTACTGGAACCGTAGAGTAGCGAGGATAATCCGAAAGTGGGATCTTAAAGACAATGAACAGTACACCAAAGACATAAGAGTCATCAGAGACATTGGGCCTCCTCCCTACAAAAGACTAGACTCAAAAACAGGGGAGGCAgagttaaaaacaaaaagtttcattcaaaaatattcCGGACAGTATCGCTCACTGTTGAGACCAGAAACAGCTCCAATTTTAGAGACTAGAGCAAAGAGGAACGAAAAGATAAGTAGACAAGAGATGGCTAGTATCAATGCTGACACGGCCAAATACAAGAAGAACACCAGAATGCTTCTATTGAAAAGTAGGGAAATCAAACTGTATGTAGAAAATTTGCCCGGCGTAGACAAGACACAAATCATTTTGGATACATAA
- the LOC128179098 gene encoding uncharacterized protein LOC128179098 has protein sequence MDAHNCTSEGAVAEDLASSEQWCICSSCMDRAEKAVNKPVNRIPTSSDQVTQRPISRLTEDLTRKRNQMADSVYRKKCRSYQKDLDFANSQIKVTTVNSIIDHFSLLKAAETIENEKSSKNSIKDMSLHPTQIPTISFRKGGHQETERVIMSVNPNSNTRKPIALTRSVTFALGDLPSRSDAQKTVPEGKRIKISGSARNFKDQSKEGPGGSNRSDKDRYITNRWLEGQTNEAKGKSAAEEEAEYFQKRINEIFSASTLKEGQERQLSPRPQSCMQMAPNMASLRTRDFLQNTVSKYRWVFIPGIANTHPNKRHLTKQMEREKVKIRKSELAAIHADLRRKETSIKRLLRRSTVIRAEMSHVTTGRPPV, from the exons ATGGACGCCCATAACTGTACGAGTGAGGGGGCGGTGGCTGAAGACCTGGCCAGCAGTGAACAGTGGTGTATCTGTAGCAGCTGTATGGACAGGGCGGAGAAAGCCGTCAACAAACCAGTCAACAG GATCCCTACGTCATCAGATCAAGTAACACAGCGACCAATTAGTCGACTGACAGAGGACCTAACAAGAAAACGCAATCAAATGGCAGATAGTGTCTACCGAAAAAAATGTCGATCATATCAAAAGGACTTGGATTTCGCCAATAGTCAGATTAAAGTTACGACTGTTAACAGTATTATTGACCACTTCTCTCTGCTTAAAGCTGCGGAAACCATAGAAAACGAAAAATCATCCAAGAATTCCATAAAAGATATGTCGCTTCATCCAACACAGATTCCAACGATTAGTTTCCGAAAGGGCGGACACCAAGAAACCGAAAGAGTAATAATGTCTGTGAATCCCAACAGTAATACGAGAAAACCGATAGCTTTGACACGGAGTGTGACATTTGCACTTGGAGATTTACCCTCGCGATCAGATGCTCAAAAAACAGTTCCTGAAGGAAAACGAATCAAAATTTCTGGAAGTGCGCGAAATTTCAAAGATCAAAGCAAAGAGGGCCCAGGTGGTAGTAATAGATCTGATAAAGACAGGTACATCACAAATAGATGGCTTGAGGGACAGACAAACGAGGCTAAAGGAAAGTCTGCAGCTGAAGAAGAGGCGGAATATTTCCAGAAACGAATAAACGAAATCTTCTCCGCGTCAACATTAAAAGAAGGTCAAGAAAGACAATTAAGTCCTCGTCCCCAATCGTGCATGCAAATGGCACCAAATATGGCATCACTACGCACCCGGGACTTTCTTCAAAATACTGTTTCCAAGTACAGATGGGTATTCATCCCCGGAATTGCCAACACTCACCCGAACAAACGTCATCTGACAAAACAAATGGAGCGAGAAAAAGTCAAGATCCGCAAATCGGAGCTTGCTGCAATTCACGCGGACTTGCGCCGGAAGGAAACTTCCATCAAGAGATTGCTGCGCAGAAGCACCGTTATAAGAGCAGAGATGAGTCACGTGACTACTGGCCGTCCTCcagtgtaa